Proteins co-encoded in one Pogona vitticeps strain Pit_001003342236 chromosome 9, PviZW2.1, whole genome shotgun sequence genomic window:
- the POLR1G gene encoding DNA-directed RNA polymerase I subunit RPA34 isoform X1, translated as MEALGRRAAPEAAPRFECPGDFSAVPFAPGPPFSPEMLQDPTKQLLLIRAPANFSPESLNGHLVPLSGLQTLKVQQPDRTYKLYGIQATPGELSSCACLLAPSDHRGQIGCAPPFAGSLSVWERFGDTSANQILLPVANRLAPQIPEGLKQRFLPFGGQLKRPLPPSRTRDAETPPRKKKKKKKRQLYTMGYLGDPEEQQPPVGRDLEASFGESTASLEGGTSHRREEEQQEKRTVAEGGEVLGLSGAVEELPEQETQASSSWVASSQDSFFSGEAEELSHRIKKKKKKHKEEVVENKDPLPDLNSANRQSEDEPQRQGQLEPQAEGNGDPGVEGLVQHKHKKKKKHQEDAVPAQADLSSPKEEAGKDPWEGSGLGNVVDGSLDLTEEGPGGELPGHKSKKKKKKKEKVEEGEQQQQQPLGQEAGPVLLELIAVKQEQTGWDELDAASGEGIGRTDSLELSLEVPVQKHKKKKKKKEQESEAP; from the exons ATGGAGGCGCTcggccggcgggcggccccggagG CAGCCCCACGTTTTGAGTGCCCTGGGGATTTCTCAGCCGTCCCCTTTGCTCCtgggccgcctttctccccagaGATGCTGCAGGATCCCACAAAGCAGCTTTTGCTGATCAGAGCCCCAGCTAACTTCAGTCCAGAAAG CCTCAACGGCCATCTCGTGCCCCTGTCGGGCTTGCAAACTTTGAAGGTGCAGCAGCCGGACAGGACATACAAGCTCTACGGCATCCAGGCGACTCCAGGGGAATTGAGCAGCTGTGCCTGCTTGCTCGCCCCTTCGGACCACCGGGGACAAATCGGTTGCGCCCCGCCCTTTGCTGGATCCCTGAGCGTATGGGAAAGATTTGGGGACACCAGTGCCAACCAGATCCTCCTCCCCGTAGCAAACAGGCTAGCGCCCCAGATCCCAGAAGGCCTGAAGCAGCGTTTCCTGCCTTTTGGGGGACAACTAAAAAGGCCTCTCCCTCCTTCACGCACGAGAGATGCAGAGACGCCTCCccggaagaagaaaaagaagaagaaacgaCAGCTTTATACGATGGGATATTTGGGGGATCCAGAAGAGCAGCAGCCCCCAGTGGGCAGAGACCTGGAGGCATCATTTGGGGAATCCACAGCATCTTTGGAAGGAGGAACAAGCCACCGGCGggaagaggagcagcaggagaagaggacagTGGCAGAGGGGGGTGAGGTGCTTGGCCTGTCTGGTGCCGTGGAAGAGCTGCCCGAGCAGGAGACCCAGGCCAGCAGCAGCTGGGTGGcttcttcgcaagacagttttttctcAGGGGAGGCAGAGGAGCTGAGCCACAggatcaagaagaagaagaagaaacacaaagagGAGGTCGTGGAGAACAAAGACCCACTGCCTGACCTCAACTCAGCCAACCGACAGTCTGAAGATGAGCCCCAGCGGCAGGGGCAGCTGGAGCCCCAGGCAGAGGGAAACGGTGACCCAGGGGTAGAGGGACTAGTCCAGCACAagcataagaagaaaaagaagcatcaAGAAGACGCTGTGCCGGCACAGGCGGACCTCTCCTCCCCTAAGGAAGAGGCTGGGAAAGACCCGTGGGAGGGAAGTGGACTGGGGAATGTGGTGGACGGCAGCCTGGATTTAACAGAAGAGGGCCCTGGGGGAGAGCTCCCAGGCCACAagtccaagaagaagaaaaagaagaaggagaaggtggaggagggggagcagcagcagcagcagcctttggGACAGGAGGCGGGCCCGGTGTTGCTGGAGCTCATTGCTGTCAAGCAGGAGCAGACGGGTTGGGATGAACTAGACGCTGCCTCTGGAGAAGGCATAGGAAGGACTGACTCtcttgaactcagcctggaggTGCCAGTCCAGAagcacaagaaaaagaagaagaaaaaggagcaggAGAGCGAGGCTCCTTAG
- the ERCC1 gene encoding DNA excision repair protein ERCC-1 isoform X1 — protein sequence MEPEAAKKAPEGRRKFTVKIPDEDVAPAQQVKLLFKPSSASGPSQVPSAPARSEAVSYADYIVGQAGTSSAPPLKQGAAAATVPATTALKEVAPPSDENRSTLGKTSAAEDKGPPSNPAPKPGAKHNSIIVSPRQRGNPILKFVRNVPWEFGEIVPDYVLGQSTCALFLSLRYHNLNPNYIHERLRNLGKTYMLQVLLLQVDVKDPQQALKELAKICILADCTLILAWSPEEAGRYLETYKAYEQKPADMLKEKIDQDYLSRMTDCLTSVKSVNKTDTLSLLSTFGSLANVVQASKEDLSLCPGIGPQKAKRLYDVLHQPFLKGPK from the exons ATGGAGCCTGAAGCAGCCAAGAAGGCCCCAGAAGGGAGGAGGAAGTTCACAGTGAAGATACCGGATGAAGACGTGGCCCCGGCACAACAG GTGAAACTGCTCTTTAAACCGTCTTCAGCTTCAGGGCCTTCACAGGTCCCCAGTGCTCCGGCCAGATCAGAGGCTGTCTCTTACGCGGATTACATTGTGGGACAAGCAGGCACTTCTTCTGCTCCCCCACTGAAACAAGGAGCGGCGGCTGCCACAGTACCAGCAACAACTGCCCTCAAAGAAGTGGCCCCACCATCCGACGAGAACAGGAGCACCCTAGGGAAGACCAGCGCAGCAGAAGACAAGGGCCCTCCTTCAAACCCAGCCCCGAAGCCCGGTGCCAAGCATAACAGCATCATTGTTAGTCCCCGTCAG AGGGGAAACCCCATTCTGAAGTTTGTTCGCAACGTGCCCTGGGAATTTGGCGAGATTGTCCCAGATTATGTGTTGGGCCAAAGTACCTGCGCACTTTTCTTAAG CCTCCGGTACCATAACCTGAACCCAAACTACATCCATGAAAGGCTGCGTAACCTGGGCAAGACGTACATGCTGCAGGTTCTCTTGCTGCAGGTTGACGTG AAAGACCCGCAGCAGGCACTCAAAGAGCTCGCAAAGATCTGCATCCTTGCTGACTGCACCCTTATCTTGGCCTGGAG TCCAGAGGAAGCTGGCCGCTACCTGGAAACATACAAAGCCTATGAGCAGAAACCAGCAGATATGTTGAAGGAGAAAATTGATCAAGACTACCTATCAAGG ATGACGGACTGCCTGACCAGCGTGAAATCCGTGAACAAGACAGACACACTGAGCCTGCTGTCTACCTTCGGA TCTCTTGCCAACGTTGTCCAAGCATCGAAGGAAGACTTATCCCTATGCCCAGGGATTGGGCCCCAAAAG GCCAAGAGACTGTATGATGTCCTACACCAGCCATTTCTCAAAGGTCCCAAGTAA
- the POLR1G gene encoding DNA-directed RNA polymerase I subunit RPA34 isoform X2, giving the protein MEALGRRAAPEAPRFECPGDFSAVPFAPGPPFSPEMLQDPTKQLLLIRAPANFSPESLNGHLVPLSGLQTLKVQQPDRTYKLYGIQATPGELSSCACLLAPSDHRGQIGCAPPFAGSLSVWERFGDTSANQILLPVANRLAPQIPEGLKQRFLPFGGQLKRPLPPSRTRDAETPPRKKKKKKKRQLYTMGYLGDPEEQQPPVGRDLEASFGESTASLEGGTSHRREEEQQEKRTVAEGGEVLGLSGAVEELPEQETQASSSWVASSQDSFFSGEAEELSHRIKKKKKKHKEEVVENKDPLPDLNSANRQSEDEPQRQGQLEPQAEGNGDPGVEGLVQHKHKKKKKHQEDAVPAQADLSSPKEEAGKDPWEGSGLGNVVDGSLDLTEEGPGGELPGHKSKKKKKKKEKVEEGEQQQQQPLGQEAGPVLLELIAVKQEQTGWDELDAASGEGIGRTDSLELSLEVPVQKHKKKKKKKEQESEAP; this is encoded by the exons ATGGAGGCGCTcggccggcgggcggccccggagG CCCCACGTTTTGAGTGCCCTGGGGATTTCTCAGCCGTCCCCTTTGCTCCtgggccgcctttctccccagaGATGCTGCAGGATCCCACAAAGCAGCTTTTGCTGATCAGAGCCCCAGCTAACTTCAGTCCAGAAAG CCTCAACGGCCATCTCGTGCCCCTGTCGGGCTTGCAAACTTTGAAGGTGCAGCAGCCGGACAGGACATACAAGCTCTACGGCATCCAGGCGACTCCAGGGGAATTGAGCAGCTGTGCCTGCTTGCTCGCCCCTTCGGACCACCGGGGACAAATCGGTTGCGCCCCGCCCTTTGCTGGATCCCTGAGCGTATGGGAAAGATTTGGGGACACCAGTGCCAACCAGATCCTCCTCCCCGTAGCAAACAGGCTAGCGCCCCAGATCCCAGAAGGCCTGAAGCAGCGTTTCCTGCCTTTTGGGGGACAACTAAAAAGGCCTCTCCCTCCTTCACGCACGAGAGATGCAGAGACGCCTCCccggaagaagaaaaagaagaagaaacgaCAGCTTTATACGATGGGATATTTGGGGGATCCAGAAGAGCAGCAGCCCCCAGTGGGCAGAGACCTGGAGGCATCATTTGGGGAATCCACAGCATCTTTGGAAGGAGGAACAAGCCACCGGCGggaagaggagcagcaggagaagaggacagTGGCAGAGGGGGGTGAGGTGCTTGGCCTGTCTGGTGCCGTGGAAGAGCTGCCCGAGCAGGAGACCCAGGCCAGCAGCAGCTGGGTGGcttcttcgcaagacagttttttctcAGGGGAGGCAGAGGAGCTGAGCCACAggatcaagaagaagaagaagaaacacaaagagGAGGTCGTGGAGAACAAAGACCCACTGCCTGACCTCAACTCAGCCAACCGACAGTCTGAAGATGAGCCCCAGCGGCAGGGGCAGCTGGAGCCCCAGGCAGAGGGAAACGGTGACCCAGGGGTAGAGGGACTAGTCCAGCACAagcataagaagaaaaagaagcatcaAGAAGACGCTGTGCCGGCACAGGCGGACCTCTCCTCCCCTAAGGAAGAGGCTGGGAAAGACCCGTGGGAGGGAAGTGGACTGGGGAATGTGGTGGACGGCAGCCTGGATTTAACAGAAGAGGGCCCTGGGGGAGAGCTCCCAGGCCACAagtccaagaagaagaaaaagaagaaggagaaggtggaggagggggagcagcagcagcagcagcctttggGACAGGAGGCGGGCCCGGTGTTGCTGGAGCTCATTGCTGTCAAGCAGGAGCAGACGGGTTGGGATGAACTAGACGCTGCCTCTGGAGAAGGCATAGGAAGGACTGACTCtcttgaactcagcctggaggTGCCAGTCCAGAagcacaagaaaaagaagaagaaaaaggagcaggAGAGCGAGGCTCCTTAG
- the ERCC1 gene encoding DNA excision repair protein ERCC-1 isoform X2, with protein MEPEAAKKAPEGRRKFTVKIPDEDVAPAQQVKLLFKPSSASGPSQVPSAPARSEAVSYADYIVGQAGTSSAPPLKQGAAAATVPATTALKEVAPPSDENRSTLGKTSAAEDKGPPSNPAPKPGAKHNSIIVSPRQRGNPILKFVRNVPWEFGEIVPDYVLGQSTCALFLSLRYHNLNPNYIHERLRNLGKTYMLQVLLLQVDVKDPQQALKELAKICILADCTLILAWSPEEAGRYLETYKAYEQKPADMLKEKIDQDYLSRSLANVVQASKEDLSLCPGIGPQKAKRLYDVLHQPFLKGPK; from the exons ATGGAGCCTGAAGCAGCCAAGAAGGCCCCAGAAGGGAGGAGGAAGTTCACAGTGAAGATACCGGATGAAGACGTGGCCCCGGCACAACAG GTGAAACTGCTCTTTAAACCGTCTTCAGCTTCAGGGCCTTCACAGGTCCCCAGTGCTCCGGCCAGATCAGAGGCTGTCTCTTACGCGGATTACATTGTGGGACAAGCAGGCACTTCTTCTGCTCCCCCACTGAAACAAGGAGCGGCGGCTGCCACAGTACCAGCAACAACTGCCCTCAAAGAAGTGGCCCCACCATCCGACGAGAACAGGAGCACCCTAGGGAAGACCAGCGCAGCAGAAGACAAGGGCCCTCCTTCAAACCCAGCCCCGAAGCCCGGTGCCAAGCATAACAGCATCATTGTTAGTCCCCGTCAG AGGGGAAACCCCATTCTGAAGTTTGTTCGCAACGTGCCCTGGGAATTTGGCGAGATTGTCCCAGATTATGTGTTGGGCCAAAGTACCTGCGCACTTTTCTTAAG CCTCCGGTACCATAACCTGAACCCAAACTACATCCATGAAAGGCTGCGTAACCTGGGCAAGACGTACATGCTGCAGGTTCTCTTGCTGCAGGTTGACGTG AAAGACCCGCAGCAGGCACTCAAAGAGCTCGCAAAGATCTGCATCCTTGCTGACTGCACCCTTATCTTGGCCTGGAG TCCAGAGGAAGCTGGCCGCTACCTGGAAACATACAAAGCCTATGAGCAGAAACCAGCAGATATGTTGAAGGAGAAAATTGATCAAGACTACCTATCAAGG TCTCTTGCCAACGTTGTCCAAGCATCGAAGGAAGACTTATCCCTATGCCCAGGGATTGGGCCCCAAAAG GCCAAGAGACTGTATGATGTCCTACACCAGCCATTTCTCAAAGGTCCCAAGTAA
- the LOC110075714 gene encoding uncharacterized protein LOC110075714 isoform X2: MLPGSIGVTSANMSFAGGFLFKQWKEKYLILSLDGSLLVCPDANSPAELDLPLAASCEAILEGSEIGDLPRLPLGAQRDSCLGLDLRDGKSLLLLASSSQECRQWLNILRKVKESVSQGSPSSCKLHINSPVRKCHGKGGGGNGRASPNGTEIREAACSPHCLRHGSPAGAGVRAACVLMGGAAAGPTMGYMVTSSTAGHPVESHPPDFKELGYHPSACNSESQYEALDYEGLDQDFDMLDLGGFAF, translated from the exons ATGCTCCCGGGATCCATCGGGGTTACCTCCGCAAATATG TCCTTTGCAGGGGGCTTCCTCTTTAAGCAATGGAAGGAGAAATACCTCATCCTCTCGCTGGACGGGAGCCTCCTTGTCTGCCCGGACGCCAACTCCCCGGCCGAGCTGGACCTTCCCCTGGCTGCCAGCTGTGAAGCCATCCTGGAGGGCAGTGAGATCGGCGACCTTCCCCGGCTGCCGCTGGGGGCCCAGAGGGACAGCTGCCTGGGGCTGGACCTTCGCGACGGGAAGAGCCTGCTGCTGCTCGCCTCCAGCAGCCAGGAATGCAG ACAATGGCTCAATATCTTAAGAAAAGTTAAAGAG AGTGTCTCTCAGGGGTCTCCCTCCAGTTGCAAGCTCCATATCAACTCGCCAGTGAGAAAATGTCacgggaaaggaggaggagggaatggcaGAGCATCTCCTAATGGCACAGAGATACGAGAAG CTGCCTGTTCCCCGCATTGCTTACGCCACGGATCCCCGGCCGGCGCAGGAGTGAGGGCAGCTTGCGTCTTGATGGGCGGTGCCGCTGCTGGCCCCACCATGGGCTACATGGTCACCTCGTCCACAGCGGGGCACCCTGTGGAATCACACCCGCCAGACTTCAAGGAACTGGGCTACCACCCGTCTGCCTGCAACTCCGAATCTCAGTACGAAGCCCTGGATTACGAGGGGCTGGATCAGGACTTCGATATGCTAGATTTGGGAGGGTTTGCCTTTTAA
- the LOC110075714 gene encoding uncharacterized protein LOC110075714 isoform X1 yields MESDSVIPRNPGVGMGAGEMNAPGIHRGYLRKYGGFLFKQWKEKYLILSLDGSLLVCPDANSPAELDLPLAASCEAILEGSEIGDLPRLPLGAQRDSCLGLDLRDGKSLLLLASSSQECRQWLNILRKVKESVSQGSPSSCKLHINSPVRKCHGKGGGGNGRASPNGTEIREAACSPHCLRHGSPAGAGVRAACVLMGGAAAGPTMGYMVTSSTAGHPVESHPPDFKELGYHPSACNSESQYEALDYEGLDQDFDMLDLGGFAF; encoded by the exons ATGGAATCAGATTCCGTGATCCCAAGAAATCCTGGTGTTGGAAT GGGTGCAGGCGAGATGAATGCTCCCGGGATCCATCGGGGTTACCTCCGCAAATATG GGGGCTTCCTCTTTAAGCAATGGAAGGAGAAATACCTCATCCTCTCGCTGGACGGGAGCCTCCTTGTCTGCCCGGACGCCAACTCCCCGGCCGAGCTGGACCTTCCCCTGGCTGCCAGCTGTGAAGCCATCCTGGAGGGCAGTGAGATCGGCGACCTTCCCCGGCTGCCGCTGGGGGCCCAGAGGGACAGCTGCCTGGGGCTGGACCTTCGCGACGGGAAGAGCCTGCTGCTGCTCGCCTCCAGCAGCCAGGAATGCAG ACAATGGCTCAATATCTTAAGAAAAGTTAAAGAG AGTGTCTCTCAGGGGTCTCCCTCCAGTTGCAAGCTCCATATCAACTCGCCAGTGAGAAAATGTCacgggaaaggaggaggagggaatggcaGAGCATCTCCTAATGGCACAGAGATACGAGAAG CTGCCTGTTCCCCGCATTGCTTACGCCACGGATCCCCGGCCGGCGCAGGAGTGAGGGCAGCTTGCGTCTTGATGGGCGGTGCCGCTGCTGGCCCCACCATGGGCTACATGGTCACCTCGTCCACAGCGGGGCACCCTGTGGAATCACACCCGCCAGACTTCAAGGAACTGGGCTACCACCCGTCTGCCTGCAACTCCGAATCTCAGTACGAAGCCCTGGATTACGAGGGGCTGGATCAGGACTTCGATATGCTAGATTTGGGAGGGTTTGCCTTTTAA